The Nitrospira tepida genome includes a window with the following:
- a CDS encoding sigma-54-dependent transcriptional regulator: MKPAARILVVDDEINIRGALVTMLEKKGYEVRGVGTAEEALEQLTASSVELVITDLKMPGIGGMAFLQRLKEQWPQTEVVVMTAYGSIDTAVEAMRGGAYDYLTKPIDRERFPVAVAKALERQALASENRQLRDRLEARIRFDQMVGESEPMQRVYSLVEMVADSDVTVLLTGESGTGKELVARAIHHKSRRADGPFITMNCGALPENLFESELFGYEKGAFTGAMTTKMGRFELADGGTLLLDEVGELSLKSQVDFLRVLETKEFRRLGGTKLITVDTRIVAATNRNLEEAVKQGGFREDLYYRLNVVPIRLPPLRDRADDIPLLAERFLAEFSAQHHRAPKEVSREAMRLLRLYAWPGNIRQLRNLMERLVVTVKDSVIRPEHLPEEIQASREDVRTMVVTLGTSLEQIERDVIRRTLAEVTNHREKAAKLLGISLRALQYKIKEYGIRD, from the coding sequence ATGAAGCCGGCCGCGCGCATCCTCGTCGTGGACGACGAGATCAACATTCGCGGGGCCCTGGTGACGATGCTCGAAAAGAAGGGGTATGAGGTGCGAGGCGTAGGAACAGCAGAAGAAGCGCTGGAGCAGTTAACGGCTTCGTCCGTGGAATTGGTCATCACCGATCTGAAGATGCCCGGCATCGGGGGCATGGCCTTTCTCCAACGGCTCAAAGAGCAGTGGCCGCAGACGGAAGTCGTGGTGATGACCGCCTACGGATCGATCGATACGGCGGTCGAGGCGATGCGCGGGGGCGCCTACGACTACCTCACCAAACCCATCGATCGCGAGCGATTTCCCGTCGCGGTCGCCAAGGCGCTGGAGCGCCAGGCGCTGGCGAGCGAGAACCGGCAACTCCGCGACCGTCTCGAAGCGAGAATCCGCTTCGACCAGATGGTGGGCGAGAGCGAGCCCATGCAACGGGTCTATTCGCTGGTGGAGATGGTGGCGGACAGCGATGTCACCGTCCTGCTCACCGGCGAAAGCGGAACCGGCAAGGAACTCGTCGCGCGGGCCATCCATCACAAGAGCCGCAGGGCCGACGGACCCTTCATCACCATGAACTGCGGCGCGTTGCCCGAGAACCTCTTTGAGAGCGAGTTGTTCGGATACGAGAAAGGCGCGTTCACCGGCGCCATGACCACCAAGATGGGGCGGTTCGAGCTGGCGGACGGCGGCACATTGCTCCTGGACGAAGTGGGGGAGCTCTCCCTGAAGTCGCAGGTCGATTTCCTGCGCGTGTTGGAAACCAAAGAGTTCCGCCGGCTGGGCGGGACCAAATTGATCACCGTGGACACGCGGATCGTGGCCGCCACGAACCGCAATCTCGAAGAAGCCGTCAAGCAAGGCGGCTTTCGCGAGGACCTCTATTATCGCCTCAATGTCGTGCCGATCCGCCTCCCCCCGCTTCGTGACCGGGCGGACGATATCCCGCTTCTCGCGGAACGTTTTCTGGCGGAGTTTTCGGCCCAGCATCACCGCGCTCCTAAAGAGGTGTCGCGGGAGGCGATGCGATTGCTGCGGTTGTATGCCTGGCCCGGGAACATCCGCCAGCTCCGGAACCTCATGGAGCGGTTGGTGGTTACGGTGAAGGACAGCGTGATCCGACCGGAACACCTGCCCGAGGAGATCCAGGCCAGCCGGGAGGACGTTCGCACCATGGTGGTGACGCTCGGGACCTCGCTGGAACAGATCGAGCGCGACGTGATCCGACGGACCTTGGCGGAGGTGACCAACCACCGGGAGAAGGCCGCCAAGCTCCTGGGGATCAGCTTGAGGGCCTTGCAGTACAAGATCAAGGAATACGGGATCAGAGACTAA
- a CDS encoding two-component system sensor histidine kinase NtrB codes for MFRPAPITTFIRGIPYRLIASVVLILAIVVSVILLLSLEHDKLLLQGFGDDRPLPRELFPALWQSRRDLIMVTLLMFLVSAIGIAAVITWLHYDSTRRTLEEVKGLARNILQSIPTGILTINRDGVITAVNPTAEAVLKRASADLLGNAYETAFAEGETIREVLDSALRRHRHMSQKDLPYDSADRQARTIRVSTAELTGDGGERAGVILQAQDITDWLALEQRVRVAEKLAALHTLSAGVAHELRNPLSAMDLNLHLLEEELRDSGMAGGQGARYLHVLNAECRRLSVILDNFMKFAHPGSLDLHEVDMTALIEHVAALMQFEAEERKVRLELDVEQPVPCVMGDETAISQVLLNIVVNALHAMPNGGLCRIGARAQDSDGKRWVALSVTDTGIGITKQELSRVFEPFYTTKPGGTGLGLAIAYRIMQDHGGTIQVSSAPGSGTTVVMTFPAAARQPQPIAQPVSLAS; via the coding sequence ATGTTTCGGCCTGCCCCTATAACCACGTTTATCCGCGGGATTCCCTACCGGCTCATCGCCTCGGTCGTGCTCATCCTGGCCATCGTCGTCTCGGTGATCCTGCTCCTCAGCTTGGAGCACGACAAGCTCCTGCTGCAGGGGTTCGGCGATGATCGCCCTCTCCCTCGTGAATTGTTCCCCGCCTTGTGGCAGTCGCGCCGCGATTTGATCATGGTCACCCTGCTCATGTTCCTCGTCAGCGCGATCGGGATCGCGGCGGTCATTACCTGGCTGCATTACGACAGCACGAGACGCACCCTTGAGGAGGTGAAGGGTTTGGCCAGGAACATCCTTCAAAGCATTCCGACCGGCATCCTGACGATCAACCGTGACGGGGTCATCACCGCGGTGAATCCCACGGCCGAGGCGGTGCTGAAACGCGCCTCGGCGGACTTGCTGGGCAATGCCTACGAAACGGCGTTTGCGGAGGGCGAGACGATCCGCGAGGTGCTCGATAGCGCGCTCCGCCGCCATCGGCACATGAGCCAGAAGGACCTGCCCTATGACAGCGCCGATCGCCAGGCTCGCACCATCCGCGTGAGCACGGCGGAGCTGACGGGAGACGGCGGGGAACGGGCCGGCGTGATCCTGCAGGCCCAGGACATTACGGACTGGCTCGCCCTGGAACAACGGGTCCGCGTCGCGGAGAAGTTGGCGGCCCTGCATACCCTCTCGGCGGGGGTGGCCCATGAGCTGCGGAATCCCTTGAGCGCCATGGATCTGAACCTGCACTTGCTGGAGGAAGAGCTTCGGGACAGCGGAATGGCAGGAGGCCAGGGCGCGCGGTATCTGCATGTCCTCAATGCCGAATGCCGCCGGCTGTCGGTGATTCTCGACAACTTCATGAAGTTCGCCCATCCGGGGTCGTTGGACCTGCACGAGGTTGATATGACGGCGCTGATCGAGCATGTCGCGGCCCTCATGCAATTCGAGGCCGAGGAGCGAAAGGTCCGGCTCGAACTCGACGTGGAACAACCGGTTCCCTGTGTGATGGGGGATGAAACGGCCATCAGCCAGGTCCTGCTGAACATCGTGGTGAACGCCCTGCACGCCATGCCGAACGGCGGGCTCTGCCGCATCGGCGCGCGAGCACAGGACTCGGACGGCAAGCGCTGGGTGGCCCTTTCGGTCACGGATACCGGAATCGGCATCACGAAACAGGAGCTGTCTCGGGTGTTCGAACCGTTCTACACCACCAAGCCCGGCGGCACCGGACTCGGCCTCGCCATCGCCTATCGCATCATGCAGGACCACGGCGGCACCATTCAGGTGTCCAGCGCGCCGGGGAGCGGCACGACCGTCGTCATGACCTTCCCCGCGGCAGCGCGGCAACCCCAACCCATCGCTCAACCGGTCTCGCTCGCATCATGA
- a CDS encoding efflux RND transporter permease subunit → MDRLLELSLRYRFFTLVAILLVIAAGTWSLKHLSIDAVPDLTPIQVQVLTKAPALGPVEVEQFVTFPIESQLSGLPGLRELRSVSRYGLSAVTAIFEDPTDIYRARQLVSERLSRAIERIPPEYGRPIIGPLTTGLGEVFQFTLKGPGYGQMALRTLLEWDIGMRLRAVPGVVEVNIWGGETQQFHVLVDPAKLLAYRLSLRQVFEALERNNAIAGGGYIEHQREQVLIRGEALATTVADLAKIVVDHGPGGVPIVVKDVAEVKAGPALRIGAATANGEGETVIGMVQMLAGANAQQVVEQVKERVKAIQDSLPAGITIEPYYDRTLFVSQVIRTVRNNLLEGGLLVVAVLFLFLGDLRAGLIVASAIPLSMLLAFTGMVQAGLSGNLMSLGAIDFGLLVDGSVVMIDNILRRLGEKPVTTAEERIRVIYEAGREVLRPITFAVGIIILVYLPILSLAGIEGKMFQPMALTVILALAGSLVLAVTVTPVLASWFARGMRTRSETRLLHCIRRIYDPCLTWSLARPLLVTALAAGVFAASLAVGAALGIEFVPRLDEGDMAIQVWRLPSVSLTESVATSLQIEKVLRRFPEVVQVVTRTGSPEVATDVMGVELSDVFVILKPRREWFTAATREDLIAAMKRALVETVPGVGLGFTQPIEMRFNELIAGTRSDLAVKIFGQDLDMLRQKADAVARALETVQGAQDIKVEQVAGLPLMRVLIDRDQIARYGLTADEVLTLVETTRVGRVVGTVVQGARRFELVVRLPEHASASPAALGTLLIPTAHGELVPLSRVAAIRMDSGPAQISREAVQRRIVIECNIRGRDLGHFVAEAQRVVGRTVALPTGYYMTWGGQFEHLEEASIRLALVVPVTLALILAVLSVIFGAMKPALLIFFNVPLALSGGIAALALRGLPFSISAAIGFIALFGIAVLNGVVLVSRIRQLESQGLHTEEAVRQGAQDRLRPVLMTALVASLGFLPMALATTMGAEVQRPLATVVIGGLMTSTILTLLIIPALYKRMAEQGRPMQAASVRD, encoded by the coding sequence ATGGATCGGTTGCTCGAGCTCTCTCTCCGCTATCGATTTTTCACCCTGGTAGCGATACTTCTCGTCATCGCCGCCGGCACCTGGTCCCTTAAGCATCTCTCCATCGACGCGGTGCCGGATCTCACGCCCATTCAGGTCCAGGTCCTCACCAAGGCACCGGCGCTCGGCCCCGTGGAAGTCGAACAGTTCGTGACGTTTCCCATCGAGAGTCAACTCAGCGGGCTTCCGGGATTGCGCGAACTGCGGTCGGTATCTCGCTACGGGCTCTCCGCCGTGACGGCCATCTTCGAAGACCCCACCGATATCTACCGCGCCAGGCAACTGGTGAGCGAACGGCTGTCCCGGGCGATCGAGCGCATTCCGCCCGAATACGGCCGTCCGATCATCGGGCCGCTGACGACGGGACTGGGCGAGGTCTTCCAATTCACACTCAAAGGTCCCGGCTATGGCCAGATGGCTTTGCGGACGCTCCTCGAATGGGACATCGGCATGCGGCTGCGCGCCGTGCCGGGAGTGGTCGAGGTGAACATCTGGGGTGGGGAGACGCAGCAATTCCACGTGTTGGTCGATCCCGCAAAGCTGCTGGCCTATCGGTTGTCGCTGCGCCAGGTCTTCGAGGCGCTGGAGCGGAACAATGCGATTGCGGGAGGGGGGTATATCGAGCACCAGCGCGAACAGGTGCTCATCAGGGGAGAGGCCCTGGCCACGACCGTCGCCGACCTGGCCAAGATCGTGGTGGACCATGGGCCGGGCGGGGTGCCCATCGTCGTGAAGGATGTCGCCGAGGTGAAGGCAGGTCCGGCCTTACGGATCGGGGCGGCGACGGCGAACGGTGAAGGCGAGACCGTCATCGGCATGGTGCAGATGTTGGCCGGAGCCAACGCGCAGCAGGTGGTGGAGCAGGTGAAGGAACGGGTCAAAGCCATTCAAGACTCGCTGCCCGCCGGCATCACCATCGAACCCTATTACGACCGGACCCTGTTCGTATCGCAGGTCATCCGGACGGTGCGTAATAACCTCCTCGAGGGCGGTCTTCTGGTTGTCGCCGTGTTGTTTTTGTTCCTGGGCGATCTCCGCGCCGGCCTGATCGTCGCCTCGGCCATTCCACTCTCGATGCTCCTCGCCTTCACCGGCATGGTCCAGGCTGGCCTGTCCGGCAACCTCATGAGCCTCGGGGCGATCGATTTCGGCCTGTTGGTGGATGGATCGGTCGTCATGATCGACAACATCCTCCGTCGCTTGGGGGAGAAACCTGTGACGACGGCGGAGGAGCGGATCCGCGTGATTTACGAGGCCGGTCGCGAAGTGTTGCGGCCGATCACCTTCGCGGTGGGAATTATCATCCTGGTTTATCTGCCGATTCTGAGTTTAGCGGGAATCGAAGGGAAGATGTTCCAACCGATGGCGTTGACGGTTATCCTGGCCCTGGCCGGATCGTTGGTGCTCGCCGTCACGGTGACGCCGGTGCTCGCCTCGTGGTTTGCACGGGGCATGAGAACTCGGTCAGAGACCAGGCTGCTCCATTGTATCCGCCGGATCTACGACCCCTGCCTCACCTGGTCGCTCGCGCGCCCGCTTCTTGTGACCGCTTTGGCCGCCGGCGTGTTCGCGGCTAGTCTCGCGGTCGGCGCCGCGCTCGGGATCGAGTTCGTCCCACGGTTGGATGAAGGGGACATGGCAATTCAGGTCTGGCGCCTGCCGAGCGTCTCGCTCACAGAATCAGTGGCCACCTCGCTCCAGATCGAGAAGGTCTTGCGCCGGTTCCCCGAGGTGGTGCAGGTCGTGACCAGAACGGGCAGCCCGGAGGTCGCCACCGACGTCATGGGCGTAGAACTGTCCGATGTCTTCGTGATCCTGAAGCCTCGACGAGAATGGTTCACCGCTGCCACGCGGGAAGATTTGATCGCGGCGATGAAGCGCGCCTTGGTCGAGACCGTGCCGGGCGTCGGGCTGGGCTTTACGCAGCCGATCGAAATGCGATTCAACGAGTTGATCGCCGGGACACGCTCTGACCTGGCCGTCAAGATTTTCGGCCAGGACCTGGACATGCTCCGCCAGAAGGCCGATGCGGTGGCGCGCGCGCTTGAGACCGTCCAGGGGGCGCAGGACATCAAGGTCGAGCAGGTCGCCGGCCTCCCGCTGATGCGCGTCCTCATCGACCGCGACCAGATCGCGCGATATGGCCTGACCGCCGACGAAGTGTTAACGCTCGTTGAAACGACGCGCGTCGGCCGCGTGGTCGGAACCGTCGTGCAAGGGGCGCGACGCTTTGAGCTGGTCGTGCGGCTGCCTGAACATGCCTCCGCAAGCCCAGCCGCCCTGGGGACCCTGCTTATTCCCACCGCGCATGGCGAACTGGTGCCGCTCTCCCGAGTCGCTGCCATCCGCATGGACAGCGGACCGGCGCAAATCAGCCGCGAGGCCGTGCAACGGCGCATCGTGATCGAATGCAACATCCGCGGGCGCGATCTCGGACACTTTGTTGCCGAAGCCCAGCGCGTGGTCGGTCGGACCGTCGCTTTGCCGACCGGCTACTACATGACCTGGGGCGGGCAGTTCGAACATCTGGAAGAGGCTTCAATCCGCTTGGCCCTGGTGGTGCCAGTCACCTTGGCGCTGATCCTGGCCGTCCTCTCCGTCATTTTCGGCGCCATGAAGCCCGCGCTGCTGATCTTTTTCAACGTTCCTTTGGCGCTGTCAGGAGGGATCGCGGCCCTGGCCCTTCGTGGCCTCCCGTTCAGCATTTCTGCCGCAATCGGTTTCATCGCCCTATTCGGCATTGCCGTCCTCAACGGCGTTGTGCTGGTCAGCCGCATTCGCCAACTGGAGTCGCAGGGCCTTCACACGGAGGAGGCCGTCCGGCAGGGGGCGCAGGATCGGCTGCGCCCTGTCCTCATGACAGCATTGGTCGCCAGCCTCGGCTTTCTCCCCATGGCCTTGGCCACGACGATGGGCGCGGAAGTGCAGCGCCCGCTTGCCACGGTCGTGATCGGCGGACTGATGACCTCGACGATCCTGACGCTGCTGATCATTCCCGCGCTCTACAAGCGGATGGCGGAACAGGGCCGGCCGATGCAGGCCGCATCCGTCCGGGACTGA
- a CDS encoding efflux RND transporter periplasmic adaptor subunit — MKRSRWPLVVALAALLVGCGDHESEKPSAPPEHITADTPLLRMIQPPAAMQGRIRTEPVAARRVPEIVTAPGEVSLDLKQVAKVTSKIEGQAVRVYAQLGDRVRAGQPLVAIGSLQLDQLVEEYLVAKAQADVAENSFRRSERLRADQIITERRFVEERGRHLETKARYQHIREKLMNMGLTERELTELEQGTHEQSHRYTLTAPIAGTVVAQNIVLGQGVAPGQELFEVVDPSRVWVFANLPIEQARRFKVGDQGTIVPKGAEPLAAPLTYLSPVADEKTRTIRIRFEVANREGRLKPHEYVDVRLSFGGLPTLAVPASVVTMVGNDRGVFVQREQGYAFAPVQTGREGDGWVEILHGVSEGDRVVSDGVFDLKNVLLREHIDSGGEG, encoded by the coding sequence ATGAAAAGGTCCCGTTGGCCCCTGGTGGTCGCGCTCGCGGCGCTGCTGGTCGGATGCGGCGATCATGAGTCGGAAAAGCCTTCGGCGCCGCCGGAACATATCACGGCGGACACACCGTTACTCCGGATGATCCAACCGCCCGCGGCGATGCAGGGGCGCATACGGACCGAGCCGGTCGCAGCCCGAAGGGTACCGGAGATCGTCACGGCGCCCGGCGAGGTTTCATTGGACCTCAAGCAGGTCGCCAAGGTGACCTCAAAGATCGAAGGACAGGCGGTGCGGGTCTACGCCCAATTGGGCGATCGCGTCCGCGCCGGGCAACCGCTCGTCGCGATCGGGAGCCTCCAACTCGACCAGTTGGTCGAAGAATACCTCGTGGCCAAGGCGCAAGCCGACGTGGCCGAGAACAGCTTCCGGCGAAGCGAGCGGCTCCGGGCGGATCAGATCATCACCGAACGACGGTTCGTCGAGGAGCGTGGGCGTCACCTCGAGACCAAGGCCCGGTACCAGCACATCCGCGAGAAGCTGATGAATATGGGGTTGACCGAGCGAGAACTCACAGAGTTGGAGCAAGGGACTCACGAACAGAGCCATCGCTACACCCTTACGGCGCCGATCGCGGGGACGGTGGTGGCGCAGAACATCGTACTGGGCCAAGGGGTGGCGCCGGGCCAGGAATTGTTCGAGGTGGTGGATCCCAGCCGGGTCTGGGTCTTTGCCAACTTGCCGATCGAGCAGGCGCGGCGATTCAAGGTCGGCGACCAGGGCACGATTGTGCCCAAGGGCGCCGAGCCGTTGGCAGCTCCGTTGACCTACCTCTCGCCGGTGGCGGACGAAAAAACCCGCACCATCCGCATTCGCTTCGAGGTCGCGAACCGGGAGGGCCGGCTGAAGCCGCACGAATATGTGGACGTGCGCCTATCCTTCGGCGGCTTGCCGACCCTCGCCGTTCCCGCATCCGTCGTCACGATGGTGGGGAACGACCGCGGGGTGTTCGTGCAGCGGGAACAGGGCTATGCCTTTGCCCCCGTACAGACTGGCCGCGAAGGAGACGGCTGGGTGGAAATCCTCCACGGGGTCTCCGAGGGCGACCGGGTCGTCAGCGACGGCGTCTTCGATCTGAAGAACGTGCTCCTCAGGGAGCATATCGACTCGGGAGGAGAGGGCTAA
- a CDS encoding TolC family protein, whose translation MVVRLIMAPWLLLFGSMLLWKETRAAEPGPAPYNLNTIIALALERSPVITGAKASIEQSRGQRMTAGAYPNPSVTGSAGRGSIRDPSTGVSITERTVTVEQPLEWPAKREARQRAADAGVAGATAGLEEAKLNLIAEIKVAFYQLLLAQRDADLSAQNLAMVKEVSRTATARVAAGDATKFDLMKATVEVQKATKDAARAQSAVLTARVALNTKTAGALGHAFAVEGDFEPLKQEIRLEALTERTLEDHPTLRRLSRLVDQADQTLIYEKESRMPTVSVQGQYHREAGDESVTGGLSLPIPLWYRRQGEIQTALAGKHRLQAERDRMQNELIQALTQHAQEVRTAKGQIDLFEQGLLKQAEETLRIARISFQQGAASLLEVLDAQRVHRQTLLEYAQVRMDLSVALARLERASGGML comes from the coding sequence ATGGTGGTTCGACTCATCATGGCGCCGTGGCTCCTATTGTTCGGCTCCATGCTCCTGTGGAAGGAAACCCGGGCTGCCGAGCCAGGCCCGGCGCCGTACAACCTGAACACCATCATCGCTCTGGCGCTCGAGCGCAGTCCGGTCATCACCGGTGCCAAGGCCTCGATTGAACAGAGCCGTGGACAGAGGATGACGGCGGGAGCCTATCCCAACCCCTCCGTGACGGGATCGGCCGGCCGCGGGTCGATTCGAGACCCCAGTACCGGCGTCAGCATCACCGAGCGCACCGTTACGGTGGAACAACCGCTGGAGTGGCCGGCCAAGCGCGAGGCGCGGCAGCGCGCCGCGGATGCGGGGGTAGCGGGAGCCACTGCCGGGTTGGAAGAAGCCAAGCTCAATCTCATCGCCGAGATCAAGGTCGCCTTCTATCAGTTGCTGCTGGCCCAGCGGGACGCGGATCTCTCCGCCCAGAACCTGGCCATGGTGAAAGAAGTATCGCGGACCGCGACCGCCCGTGTTGCCGCAGGAGACGCAACGAAATTCGATCTCATGAAGGCCACGGTCGAAGTGCAGAAGGCCACGAAGGACGCAGCCAGGGCACAGAGCGCCGTGCTGACTGCGCGCGTGGCCCTGAACACGAAAACCGCCGGAGCGCTCGGCCACGCCTTCGCCGTCGAGGGAGATTTCGAGCCGCTAAAGCAGGAGATCCGTCTTGAAGCCTTGACCGAACGGACCTTAGAGGACCACCCGACCTTGCGCCGCTTGAGCCGGCTGGTCGACCAAGCGGACCAGACCCTGATCTACGAGAAAGAGTCGCGCATGCCCACCGTCAGCGTGCAGGGCCAGTACCACCGGGAGGCCGGCGATGAATCGGTGACGGGCGGGCTCAGCCTGCCGATCCCGCTCTGGTACCGCCGGCAAGGGGAGATCCAAACAGCCCTCGCCGGAAAACATCGTCTGCAGGCGGAACGTGACCGGATGCAGAACGAACTGATCCAAGCCCTGACCCAGCACGCGCAGGAAGTCCGTACCGCCAAGGGCCAGATCGACCTGTTCGAGCAAGGCCTGCTCAAACAGGCCGAAGAGACCCTGCGCATCGCGCGAATCAGTTTTCAACAGGGAGCGGCCAGCCTCCTGGAGGTACTGGACGCACAGCGCGTGCACCGGCAAACCCTCCTGGAGTACGCGCAGGTTCGCATGGATCTCTCGGTGGCCCTCGCGCGTCTCGAACGGGCGAGCGGCGGGATGTTATGA
- a CDS encoding TolC family protein, with protein MHHEIRIDLPGLIADIDATNPQVKAARQRWEAALAVVPQVQSLPDPRLQLGYQRMPMVPPVVEGAVYGFGQDIPFPGKLGLRGEVAQREAERLEQEYRATRLRLIASLKEAYYNLHFVHKSIEIVESNKALLMQFEKTAKARYSVGQAAQQDVFRAQVEISRVLDRLAVLDQQKESLHAAINRLINRPPSDPLGTPEEIRTTILTIPLHELNRRAEAFSPALLATAKGIDRSERSVSLARRQYYPDFDITALGLRNDRINDNGYQVIVGIKIPLFYESKQKQGVREALAGLEGAREEFAATRQEVLFQVKDGFVQAQRAERLITILRDAIIPQATLGLQAAQAGYAVGKVDFLTLLNSLLTLQDSQLELHGEMVNHERALARLEAVTGGSLEGPMAERKPGS; from the coding sequence TTGCATCATGAGATTCGTATTGACCTTCCTGGTCTCATCGCAGACATCGACGCAACCAACCCGCAGGTTAAGGCCGCCCGACAGCGCTGGGAGGCCGCCCTCGCCGTTGTACCGCAGGTCCAAAGCCTCCCGGATCCTCGGCTCCAATTGGGATACCAACGGATGCCCATGGTGCCTCCTGTCGTGGAGGGAGCGGTCTACGGATTTGGGCAAGACATTCCTTTTCCCGGTAAGCTCGGTCTCAGGGGGGAGGTGGCTCAACGGGAAGCTGAACGACTGGAACAGGAGTACCGCGCCACCCGCCTCAGGCTCATCGCTTCGTTGAAGGAGGCCTACTACAACCTGCACTTCGTGCACAAGAGCATCGAGATCGTCGAGAGCAACAAAGCGCTCCTGATGCAGTTCGAGAAGACCGCGAAGGCACGGTACAGCGTTGGACAGGCTGCGCAGCAGGATGTGTTTCGAGCGCAGGTCGAGATCTCGCGCGTGCTCGATCGGCTGGCGGTGCTCGATCAACAGAAAGAAAGCCTGCATGCGGCGATCAATCGTCTGATCAATCGGCCCCCCTCCGACCCGCTTGGGACGCCGGAAGAAATTCGGACGACCATCCTGACGATCCCGCTGCACGAACTCAACCGGCGCGCCGAAGCGTTCTCCCCGGCATTGCTGGCCACGGCCAAAGGTATTGACCGTTCTGAACGGTCCGTCTCGCTGGCCAGGCGCCAATACTATCCGGATTTCGACATCACGGCGCTGGGCCTCCGGAACGACCGGATCAACGACAACGGGTACCAAGTGATCGTCGGGATCAAGATCCCGCTCTTTTACGAGAGCAAGCAAAAGCAAGGGGTGCGAGAGGCTTTGGCTGGCCTGGAGGGAGCGCGCGAGGAATTTGCCGCGACGCGCCAAGAGGTGCTGTTTCAAGTCAAAGACGGCTTCGTGCAGGCGCAGCGAGCGGAACGGCTGATCACCATCCTGCGCGATGCCATCATTCCCCAGGCCACACTTGGCCTCCAGGCCGCGCAAGCAGGGTACGCAGTTGGAAAAGTCGATTTTCTCACGCTGCTGAACAGTCTCCTCACACTCCAGGATAGCCAACTGGAGCTACACGGCGAAATGGTGAACCACGAGCGCGCACTGGCCCGGCTCGAAGCGGTGACGGGGGGCTCGCTTGAAGGGCCGATGGCCGAAAGGAAGCCGGGATCATGA
- a CDS encoding efflux RND transporter periplasmic adaptor subunit gives MNRRRVTPLVLVLLLLVIGMSWVWLWPRIFPPAGSMQDSMTNMPGMPMPEPRPGQRSEDGATSPMPQSSAPSSEHPGVVTIPLERLQMIGVKYEPVARRRLEKTIRTVGRVAVDERRLAKVTIKFHGWIEELYVSALGDHVKKGQRLFTIYSPDLVASQEEYLLAVRGQKQLGSSEFPEVAQGSKDLLEAAKRRFQLWDITEDHIRELEQTGKVLKTLPIHSPITGTVIKKEALAGAHVEPGEELYTIADLSHVWILADIYEYELSFVKKDQKAAVTLSYDPSAILTGRVGFIYPTLDPKTRTAKVRFELDNLDEKLKPDMYANVELRVDLGTRLAIPQEAVIESGRKHVVFLHHGGGKLEPRLIKTGVKTGEWSEVLEGLKEGEHIVTSANFLIDSESRLKSAVESMGGMPGMK, from the coding sequence ATGAACCGCCGCCGCGTCACGCCGCTGGTGCTGGTCCTCCTGCTACTGGTGATCGGGATGAGCTGGGTCTGGCTGTGGCCAAGAATCTTCCCGCCGGCGGGTTCCATGCAAGACTCGATGACCAACATGCCGGGGATGCCGATGCCGGAGCCACGGCCCGGACAGAGGTCCGAGGACGGGGCGACGAGCCCCATGCCCCAGTCCTCAGCACCCAGTTCCGAACATCCCGGCGTGGTGACGATCCCGCTCGAACGTCTACAGATGATCGGGGTGAAGTACGAGCCGGTGGCGCGCCGTCGCCTGGAAAAGACCATTCGCACCGTCGGGCGGGTGGCGGTGGATGAACGGCGCCTCGCCAAAGTCACGATCAAGTTTCACGGCTGGATCGAAGAACTCTATGTGAGCGCACTTGGAGATCACGTGAAGAAAGGGCAACGGCTCTTTACGATCTACAGCCCCGATCTGGTCGCGAGTCAGGAAGAATATCTCCTCGCCGTGCGGGGACAGAAACAGTTGGGGAGCAGCGAGTTTCCGGAAGTCGCGCAGGGCTCCAAGGATTTGCTTGAGGCCGCCAAGCGTCGTTTCCAGTTATGGGATATCACGGAGGACCATATCCGAGAGCTGGAGCAAACCGGTAAGGTTTTGAAAACGCTCCCGATCCATTCACCCATCACCGGCACAGTCATCAAGAAGGAGGCGCTCGCCGGGGCGCATGTGGAGCCTGGCGAGGAACTTTATACCATTGCGGATCTTTCCCATGTCTGGATCTTGGCGGACATTTACGAATACGAACTCTCTTTCGTGAAGAAAGATCAAAAGGCCGCCGTCACCCTGTCCTATGATCCAAGCGCGATCCTGACCGGCCGCGTGGGGTTCATCTATCCCACCCTGGACCCCAAAACCCGCACGGCCAAAGTGCGGTTCGAGTTGGACAACCTCGACGAGAAACTCAAGCCGGACATGTACGCCAACGTCGAGTTACGGGTCGACCTGGGCACGCGACTGGCGATTCCTCAAGAAGCCGTCATCGAATCGGGCCGGAAGCATGTCGTGTTTCTCCATCACGGCGGTGGGAAGCTCGAACCGCGTCTGATCAAAACCGGAGTCAAGACCGGCGAGTGGTCCGAAGTGCTGGAAGGCCTCAAAGAGGGCGAGCACATTGTGACCTCGGCCAACTTCCTGATCGACAGCGAGAGCCGGCTCAAGTCCGCCGTCGAAAGCATGGGCGGCATGCCGGGGATGAAGTGA